In Sphingobacterium zeae, one genomic interval encodes:
- a CDS encoding SusC/RagA family TonB-linked outer membrane protein, with protein sequence MMITYKITRVRRWKKLWGIAKPFTLLLFLLYVGQATLFAQAKRQIKGIVVDSNHKKVIGASVRVKGTSLATATDDNGAFTIQVPADNTLLTVSKLGYGKIEIDIHNKNTIEVQLTDQSIEIEETIVVGYGRQKKETVVGAIAQTSGKILERAGGVSSVGAALTGNVPGVITTASTGMPGEEDPRIVIRGRSTWNNTDPLVMVDGVERPLSAVDISSIETISVLKDASATAVYGVRGANGVILITTKRGKEGQMLIRGTVNNIVKTVSQLPGKMDSYDALMLRNKVIEYELGISPSSWANYLPQDVINKYRFPADLTERERYVNTDWAKELFKSHAFSQNSSVNIAGGTPFVKYFANADFLYEGDMFRQFENARGYKAGYGFNRLNVRSNLDFQLTPTTKFSTNLAGSRGVKKSPWGGGNDYSYWIAAYTVAPDVIYPRYSDGTWGYYALNSQAGINSARVLALSGTEYITTSRITTDFTLEQDLKFLTKGLNVRGTISLDNTFVEGGRGINDANNSTQSKWIDPNTGLPTYQIAFDGTNRFDFVEGINWTTGAGQVRDGSTYRRLFYQLQLNYATTIAKNHNITAMGLFNRNQTGIGSMIPSYREDWVFRTTYNYKNKYMLEYNGAYTGSEKFGPDNRFAFFNSGGIGWLVTEEEFMRPISLLNMLKLRASYGDIGDDSGGRQFLYLTQWAYGGTAGMGVEGRYSYSDGNTSPYIWYKESALGNPNIRWEKVNKFNVGLDFGLFNSQITGKVDFFRDRRTDVLISGANRAIPSYFGMEAPTANLGKVQNKGFEVELKFNRQLNTDWRIWADINFTHAKDKVINADAPELLPEYQKPDNKQVSQTYSYVSSGYYNTWDELYSSTAHESNDLAKLPGNYHILDYNGDGIIDAKDNIPYAFPSVPQNTYNYTIGFDWKNFSVMTQWYAVNNVTRQVVFNSFSGQLNLAYDEGSYWSKDNVNADVPLPRWLSQSSTYTPGNRYMFDGSYIRLKTAEIAYNFNRESSVIKRLGLQNLRVFLNGNNLVFWSKMPDDRESNYAGTGWASQGAYPTVKRFNLGANITF encoded by the coding sequence ATGATGATTACATATAAAATCACACGAGTAAGGCGTTGGAAAAAGCTATGGGGTATAGCTAAGCCATTCACTTTACTGCTTTTCCTACTTTACGTGGGGCAAGCAACACTCTTTGCACAGGCCAAAAGACAGATAAAGGGCATTGTCGTCGATAGTAACCATAAAAAAGTGATCGGTGCATCCGTTCGGGTAAAAGGCACATCGCTGGCCACGGCTACTGATGATAATGGAGCTTTTACAATCCAGGTCCCGGCAGATAATACTTTGTTGACTGTTTCTAAGCTGGGATATGGCAAAATAGAAATCGATATCCACAATAAAAACACTATTGAAGTACAGTTGACCGATCAGTCAATCGAAATAGAAGAAACCATTGTTGTCGGCTATGGACGTCAAAAAAAAGAAACTGTCGTTGGCGCCATTGCGCAAACTTCGGGTAAAATCCTCGAGCGCGCAGGTGGTGTTTCCAGTGTAGGCGCCGCATTGACTGGTAACGTCCCCGGAGTGATTACTACTGCAAGTACAGGTATGCCCGGTGAAGAGGATCCCCGTATCGTGATCCGCGGCCGTAGCACGTGGAATAATACCGACCCTTTAGTGATGGTCGATGGTGTGGAAAGGCCGTTATCCGCCGTAGATATCAGTTCTATTGAAACAATCTCTGTACTAAAAGATGCCTCGGCAACTGCTGTCTATGGTGTTAGAGGGGCAAATGGCGTTATTTTAATTACCACTAAGCGGGGTAAAGAAGGACAAATGCTGATACGCGGTACCGTCAACAACATTGTAAAAACGGTTTCCCAACTTCCGGGAAAAATGGATTCGTACGATGCTTTGATGCTACGCAACAAGGTTATCGAATATGAGTTAGGGATTTCTCCTTCCAGTTGGGCCAACTATCTTCCACAAGACGTCATCAATAAATACCGTTTTCCCGCTGACCTGACGGAACGCGAACGTTATGTGAATACCGACTGGGCAAAGGAATTATTTAAAAGCCACGCTTTTTCACAGAATAGCAGCGTCAATATTGCTGGTGGTACACCCTTTGTCAAATATTTTGCGAATGCGGACTTTCTTTACGAAGGCGATATGTTCCGCCAGTTCGAAAATGCTCGTGGTTATAAAGCAGGCTACGGTTTTAACCGTCTAAATGTACGGTCCAATTTAGACTTCCAGCTTACTCCCACAACCAAATTTTCAACCAACCTAGCAGGGTCTCGCGGTGTCAAAAAAAGTCCATGGGGAGGCGGCAACGATTATTCCTATTGGATCGCTGCCTACACGGTAGCTCCAGATGTTATTTATCCACGCTATTCAGACGGTACCTGGGGTTACTATGCCTTAAACTCACAAGCCGGGATAAACTCTGCCCGTGTGCTGGCACTCAGCGGAACCGAATACATCACCACAAGTCGTATTACAACAGATTTTACGCTCGAACAAGATCTTAAGTTTTTAACGAAGGGGCTTAACGTTCGTGGGACAATCTCACTGGACAACACGTTTGTCGAGGGCGGCCGCGGTATCAATGATGCCAACAACAGTACACAAAGTAAATGGATCGATCCCAATACGGGATTGCCAACCTATCAGATCGCTTTCGATGGTACAAATAGATTTGACTTCGTCGAGGGCATAAACTGGACAACCGGTGCCGGACAGGTCAGAGACGGGTCTACCTATCGAAGATTATTTTATCAATTGCAATTAAATTACGCAACGACCATCGCTAAGAATCACAACATCACTGCCATGGGTTTATTCAACCGCAATCAGACCGGAATAGGGAGTATGATTCCATCCTATCGCGAAGACTGGGTATTCCGCACCACCTACAACTACAAAAATAAATATATGCTTGAGTACAATGGAGCCTATACGGGATCCGAAAAATTCGGTCCTGACAATAGATTTGCCTTTTTCAATTCCGGTGGGATAGGCTGGCTAGTTACTGAAGAAGAGTTTATGAGGCCTATCTCGTTATTGAATATGCTCAAGTTACGTGCGTCCTATGGTGACATCGGTGACGATAGTGGCGGCCGTCAATTTCTGTACCTAACCCAATGGGCATATGGGGGCACCGCTGGCATGGGGGTTGAAGGCCGCTACTCCTACTCCGACGGCAATACCAGTCCTTATATCTGGTATAAGGAAAGTGCGCTTGGCAATCCAAATATCCGCTGGGAAAAAGTTAACAAATTCAATGTCGGCCTCGACTTCGGTCTGTTCAATAGCCAGATAACCGGTAAAGTCGACTTTTTTAGAGACCGTAGGACAGATGTCCTGATTAGCGGCGCCAACCGAGCCATTCCTTCCTACTTTGGGATGGAGGCACCTACAGCCAACCTAGGTAAGGTACAGAATAAAGGGTTTGAAGTAGAACTGAAATTTAACAGACAGCTCAATACCGACTGGAGAATATGGGCTGATATCAATTTTACCCATGCCAAGGATAAAGTCATCAATGCCGATGCACCCGAGTTGCTGCCCGAATATCAGAAACCGGATAACAAACAAGTGAGTCAAACCTATTCTTATGTTAGCTCCGGATACTACAATACTTGGGACGAACTTTATTCGAGTACCGCGCACGAAAGCAATGACCTAGCGAAACTACCCGGCAATTATCATATACTGGATTATAACGGGGATGGTATTATCGATGCTAAGGATAATATTCCCTACGCCTTTCCTTCGGTTCCACAGAACACTTATAATTATACCATTGGATTTGATTGGAAGAATTTCAGTGTCATGACCCAGTGGTATGCTGTCAATAATGTCACGCGACAAGTTGTTTTCAACAGCTTCTCAGGCCAGCTTAACCTCGCTTATGACGAAGGTTCCTATTGGTCAAAGGACAATGTCAATGCAGACGTACCACTACCACGCTGGTTATCACAGTCGAGTACTTATACACCCGGTAACCGGTATATGTTTGATGGTTCCTACATTCGATTGAAAACAGCCGAAATTGCCTACAATTTTAATCGGGAATCTAGCGTAATCAAACGCCTTGGGCTTCAAAACCTTCGCGTTTTTCTAAATGGCAATAACTTAGTTTTCTGGTCCAAAATGCCAGACGACCGTGAATCCAATTATGCTGGTACGGGCTGGGCATCACAGGGTGCCTACCCTACTGTAAAGCGGTTTAATCTAGGTGCAAACATTACATTTTAA
- a CDS encoding RagB/SusD family nutrient uptake outer membrane protein, with protein MMKRILTIAILSSLLFSSCEDMFEPALENNLEIETANSRPLYAQGLLLNGYNRIPANSYSFDDVATDNAVSNDKSNTYLKTATGQWTSINNPFDQWRNSYAAIQYLNNFLSLSDKVEWALDPKVSTMFNDRMKGEAYGLRALFMFHLLQSHAGKSSTGEILGVPILLTPEDVNSDFNHSRAPFEACMLQLYDDIKKAEDLLPMDYGDIGADSQVPVKYAGTINKDDYNRVFGAYFKLRMTKRIAQAIRARAALMAASPAYSEGSKTTWEQAATYAGQVIQAKGGPSGIDPKGFTWYNKDVVDGLTSGSNPAEILWRTDKGNSNSMEQDHFPPTLFGRGRLNPTQNLVDAFPMENGYPIDDANSAYNKTNPYDKRDPRLKTYIIVNGATAGVSNTAINTTANSPTNDGLNKVETSTRTGYYLKKLLRQDVNLNPSSSTQQMHFNARIRMTEMYLAYAEAANEAWGPTGMGTFTFSAYDIIKAIRRRAGVGTNNGDPYLEQVKNNKDQMRQLIRNERRLELCFEGFRFWDLRRWKLNINVAAKGISISNNSYTEIPVENRLYENFMYYGPIPYSEVLKYSNLIQNIGWN; from the coding sequence ATGATGAAAAGAATACTAACCATAGCCATCCTAAGCAGCTTACTATTTTCCTCCTGTGAAGATATGTTTGAGCCGGCTCTTGAAAATAATCTTGAAATTGAAACAGCCAACAGTCGCCCCCTTTACGCACAAGGGCTACTTTTAAATGGATACAACCGGATTCCGGCTAATAGCTATAGCTTTGATGATGTCGCCACAGACAATGCTGTGAGCAACGATAAAAGCAATACTTACCTTAAAACAGCAACCGGACAATGGACAAGCATCAACAATCCTTTCGACCAATGGCGCAATAGCTATGCAGCCATACAGTATCTCAACAATTTTTTATCCCTAAGTGATAAAGTGGAATGGGCCTTGGATCCTAAGGTCAGTACGATGTTTAACGATCGCATGAAAGGTGAAGCTTATGGTCTCCGGGCACTATTTATGTTTCACCTGTTGCAATCCCATGCCGGAAAGTCGAGTACCGGTGAGATACTTGGTGTGCCTATCCTGCTGACTCCCGAAGATGTCAATTCGGATTTTAACCACAGTCGTGCACCGTTCGAAGCCTGCATGCTGCAACTTTACGATGACATCAAAAAAGCGGAAGACCTGTTGCCTATGGATTATGGAGACATCGGTGCAGACAGTCAAGTTCCGGTAAAATACGCAGGCACAATCAATAAAGACGACTACAACCGTGTATTTGGAGCCTATTTCAAACTCCGCATGACCAAGCGCATCGCGCAGGCAATTCGTGCCCGAGCAGCGTTAATGGCGGCAAGTCCGGCATACAGCGAGGGCAGCAAAACAACCTGGGAGCAAGCCGCCACCTATGCGGGGCAGGTCATCCAGGCCAAAGGCGGACCAAGTGGTATCGATCCGAAAGGATTCACTTGGTACAATAAAGATGTGGTCGATGGCTTAACCTCCGGATCCAATCCGGCCGAAATACTTTGGCGCACCGACAAAGGAAATAGCAACAGCATGGAACAGGACCATTTTCCGCCAACATTGTTTGGCAGAGGACGTCTCAATCCAACACAAAATCTGGTCGATGCCTTTCCCATGGAAAATGGCTATCCCATTGACGATGCCAATTCGGCTTACAATAAAACCAATCCGTACGACAAGCGGGATCCCCGATTGAAGACTTACATTATTGTCAATGGTGCCACGGCAGGCGTAAGCAACACGGCTATCAATACCACTGCCAATAGTCCAACAAACGATGGGTTAAATAAGGTCGAGACATCTACTCGGACGGGCTATTACCTGAAAAAGCTGCTGCGCCAAGATGTAAACCTCAACCCTTCATCTTCAACACAGCAAATGCATTTCAACGCTCGTATACGCATGACAGAAATGTATCTAGCCTATGCAGAAGCAGCTAATGAAGCTTGGGGACCTACCGGCATGGGTACTTTTACCTTCTCGGCCTATGATATCATCAAAGCTATCCGCAGGCGTGCAGGTGTAGGCACCAATAATGGCGATCCATATCTGGAGCAAGTAAAAAACAATAAAGATCAAATGCGGCAGCTGATCCGCAATGAGCGGAGACTAGAACTTTGTTTTGAAGGGTTTCGGTTTTGGGACCTGCGTCGCTGGAAGTTGAATATCAACGTTGCTGCAAAAGGAATCAGTATAAGCAACAACAGCTATACCGAGATTCCGGTAGAGAATAGGCTTTATGAAAACTTTATGTACTACGGTCCGATCCCGTACAGTGAAGTACTTAAATACAGTAATCTTATACAAAATATAGGTTGGAATTAA
- a CDS encoding RagB/SusD family nutrient uptake outer membrane protein, whose protein sequence is MKKYFKVIFISTVIWSSTSLLSCKKYLDKEEQSNVSSKEAFKNFINFQGYTEELYSCVVNFSNNYWTNSWNWGEDEMTSTAGNYHFVHKIDNGNFWGWQRESDGWGAGWMDQGDFTTINGDVFANRAFRDLWSAAWFGLRKVSLGLENIDQLTEATSEEKNLIKGQLLFFRGWFHHRLMEYFGGMPYINYVLSDEKLRLPRLSYHACADLAAADFREAANLLPIDWDNTTAGKRTLGKNQLRINKIMALAYLGKNYLWAGSPLMNFQSTGNKTYHTDYCKKAAQAFGELLSLVESGQTNYALVPMANIHLNFYTTGQNWAMPGSTEAIFRGPYIDAWVSNYGTSKQYIPLVVSDGDPLKFIPTANYVDYYGMKNGLPIKDITQSDAESGYNAEYPWKDRDPRFYKDIIFDGTKVVQGNTQDEKNRYANLYSNGSYRDIQSGSQTGYVLRKFVPITANKYDQAYNYGSNLHIYVPYMRLSDVYLMYAESAMMASNSATGKADNYGKTAVDAINIVRDRAGVGHVDAKFLGSANALLPELRRERAVELAFEGHRFNDLRRWLLLTESPYTLKKSVVFDRSGTFNTVDPSQNRVVNIKENVLLERKFTSRHYWLPLKVRDVNMYPEFYQNPGW, encoded by the coding sequence ATGAAAAAGTATTTCAAGGTAATCTTTATATCTACTGTGATCTGGTCTTCAACATCCCTACTGTCGTGTAAAAAATACCTGGATAAAGAAGAACAGTCCAATGTGTCCTCCAAAGAAGCATTTAAAAACTTTATTAACTTTCAGGGCTATACAGAAGAGTTATACAGCTGTGTTGTCAACTTCAGCAACAACTACTGGACCAACTCGTGGAACTGGGGTGAAGATGAAATGACCTCAACGGCTGGCAATTATCATTTCGTTCACAAAATCGACAACGGTAATTTTTGGGGCTGGCAAAGAGAATCCGACGGCTGGGGCGCCGGCTGGATGGATCAGGGTGATTTTACCACGATCAATGGGGATGTATTTGCTAACCGCGCGTTCCGCGATTTATGGAGCGCGGCCTGGTTTGGTCTGCGAAAAGTAAGCCTCGGGCTAGAAAATATCGACCAATTAACCGAAGCCACCTCCGAAGAAAAGAACCTGATCAAGGGGCAATTGTTATTTTTCCGAGGTTGGTTTCACCACCGACTGATGGAATATTTTGGCGGGATGCCGTACATCAATTATGTACTTAGTGACGAAAAGCTGCGGTTGCCAAGATTGAGCTACCATGCCTGTGCGGATCTTGCTGCGGCCGATTTTAGAGAAGCGGCCAATCTATTGCCGATCGACTGGGACAATACCACTGCTGGAAAACGTACCCTGGGTAAAAATCAATTGCGCATCAACAAAATCATGGCCCTTGCTTATCTTGGCAAAAATTATCTTTGGGCGGGAAGCCCTTTGATGAATTTTCAGTCTACCGGGAATAAAACCTATCATACTGACTATTGTAAAAAAGCAGCTCAGGCCTTTGGCGAACTACTTTCACTTGTCGAAAGCGGACAGACAAATTACGCCCTTGTTCCTATGGCCAATATTCACTTGAATTTTTACACAACAGGCCAAAATTGGGCCATGCCCGGCAGTACAGAAGCTATATTTAGAGGGCCCTACATCGACGCATGGGTATCGAATTATGGTACCAGTAAACAATACATTCCACTGGTCGTCTCCGACGGAGATCCATTGAAGTTTATCCCAACAGCCAATTATGTCGACTACTATGGTATGAAAAATGGTTTACCGATCAAAGACATTACCCAGTCTGACGCAGAATCAGGTTACAATGCCGAATACCCTTGGAAAGATCGCGACCCACGCTTTTATAAGGACATCATTTTCGATGGAACAAAAGTCGTCCAAGGAAATACACAGGACGAAAAAAATCGATACGCTAACCTTTACAGTAATGGAAGCTATCGAGATATCCAGTCTGGCAGCCAAACAGGCTACGTGTTACGTAAATTTGTCCCTATAACAGCCAACAAATATGATCAAGCCTATAATTATGGATCCAATCTTCATATTTACGTGCCCTATATGCGCTTATCTGATGTCTATCTGATGTACGCCGAATCCGCCATGATGGCTTCCAACTCAGCTACAGGCAAAGCGGACAATTACGGTAAAACAGCAGTTGATGCGATCAATATCGTTCGGGATCGGGCTGGGGTGGGTCATGTAGATGCCAAATTTCTAGGTTCGGCTAACGCATTGTTACCTGAATTACGGCGGGAACGAGCTGTGGAGCTCGCTTTCGAAGGACATCGTTTTAATGATCTTCGACGCTGGTTGCTGTTGACCGAATCACCTTACACCTTAAAAAAATCCGTTGTTTTTGATCGGTCAGGAACCTTCAACACCGTAGATCCATCCCAAAACCGCGTCGTCAACATTAAAGAAAATGTGCTTTTGGAACGGAAGTTTACAAGCAGGCATTACTGGTTGCCCCTAAAGGTCAGAGATGTCAACATGTATCCCGAGTTCTATCAGAACCCAGGCTGGTAA
- a CDS encoding SusC/RagA family TonB-linked outer membrane protein, which yields MKYKKLRIALCLGLSWIATAEGMAKESPNPTIRQHKNIFPERSTFVGPDSIGTDSTTLVQVAFRKVQKKDLMGNIQSINVPQLLDKSYTTYSLENLDAFIPGYNGNIWGMGGYLLLVDGFPRDANNVMPTEIEQISVLKGANAIALYGSRAAKGVISITTKRGKSGGQQIKIRTNSGINAAMSYPQYLGSAEYMTLYNEARQNDGLSPLYSAETIYQHAAGKNPYRYPNVDYYSSDYIKDHYNRYDATAEISGGNQRAQYYTNFGFWSEGSLLNFGQAKKNGGANRFNMRGNIDVKVNDLISLNVDAAASFYISKGVNADYWGAAATVRPHRFSPLIPIDMIEEGDVNSMVYVNNSNFLIDGKYLLGGSQLDQTNAFANVYAGGTNRNLNRQFQFNTGLNFDLKNILEGLVFKTNLAVDYQSNYNQSYNNNYAVYQASWNNYDGKDLISSLTKYGDDRISGIQNISGSTYRQTIGLNGSLNFNRTYGNDHHVSAILLANAFQIAASGSYHKTSNANLGLQLGYNYSSKYYIDFSSAYSHSAKLPQGNRRALSPTLALAWRLSKENFLVDSKVVNELRLSASAGILNTDLDISDYYLYQGYYTYNDAAWYSWRDGDLVHTFDRRRGDNPNMKFPKRKEFNINLEGGLYNNLITFNTSYFVNRMSGGLVQAATQYPMYFMTYWPVYSDLPYVNFNDDERRGVDFGINLNKQINKTFVSLGFNGIYYTTKAVKRDELYEFAYQNRAGKPLDAIWGLQHDGFYNSQSEIDQAAFSTFGEVKPGDIKYRDQNGDGTIDTRDEVYLGKGGWAGAPLTLGCNLTVKWNNFTLFAAATGQFGAKAMKNSSYFWVDAEDKYSVVVRDRWTESTKETATYPRLTTFNSDNNFRSSDFWLYKTDRMNLSKVQLSYDFPKRLFNAKFIHELGIYATGSNLLTIAKEKKTMQLNIGQLPQMRFFNIGLKALF from the coding sequence ATGAAGTACAAAAAATTAAGAATAGCACTATGTCTTGGATTAAGTTGGATAGCTACCGCTGAAGGAATGGCGAAAGAATCACCTAATCCAACCATTAGACAACATAAAAATATTTTTCCTGAGCGCTCGACATTTGTTGGTCCGGACAGTATTGGCACCGATAGTACGACACTTGTACAGGTCGCTTTCCGAAAAGTTCAGAAAAAGGACCTCATGGGTAACATACAATCCATCAATGTTCCACAATTGCTCGACAAGAGTTACACCACCTACAGTCTGGAAAATCTAGATGCCTTTATTCCGGGATACAACGGTAATATTTGGGGTATGGGAGGGTATTTGTTGTTAGTGGATGGATTTCCGCGCGATGCCAACAATGTGATGCCCACAGAGATTGAGCAGATCAGTGTATTGAAAGGCGCCAACGCTATCGCTCTTTATGGCAGCCGAGCAGCCAAAGGCGTTATTAGCATCACGACAAAACGCGGAAAATCCGGAGGTCAACAGATAAAAATTAGAACCAATAGCGGTATCAATGCGGCTATGAGTTATCCGCAATATCTTGGCTCCGCAGAATATATGACATTGTATAATGAAGCTCGACAAAATGATGGATTATCACCACTCTATAGTGCCGAAACAATCTACCAACATGCAGCCGGAAAAAATCCTTATCGTTATCCCAACGTGGATTACTATTCATCGGACTATATCAAAGATCACTATAATCGCTACGATGCTACCGCTGAAATCTCAGGAGGCAATCAACGTGCACAATATTATACCAACTTTGGATTTTGGTCTGAAGGGTCCCTCCTCAATTTTGGACAGGCGAAAAAGAATGGTGGCGCCAATAGATTCAATATGCGCGGTAACATCGATGTAAAAGTTAATGATCTGATCTCGCTGAACGTCGATGCAGCAGCCAGTTTTTATATTTCCAAAGGGGTAAATGCGGACTACTGGGGTGCAGCAGCAACCGTGCGACCACATCGCTTCTCTCCACTCATTCCTATTGATATGATCGAAGAAGGTGACGTCAACTCGATGGTGTATGTCAACAACAGCAATTTTCTCATCGATGGCAAATATCTCCTTGGGGGAAGTCAGCTGGATCAAACCAATGCCTTTGCAAACGTTTATGCCGGCGGCACAAACCGCAATCTAAATCGGCAGTTTCAATTTAATACGGGTTTAAATTTTGATCTAAAAAACATCTTGGAAGGTCTGGTTTTCAAAACCAATCTGGCTGTGGATTATCAGTCAAATTACAACCAATCCTATAACAACAATTATGCTGTTTATCAGGCATCGTGGAATAACTATGACGGAAAAGACCTTATCAGTAGCCTCACAAAATATGGTGACGACCGTATTTCAGGCATTCAAAATATCAGTGGCAGTACCTATCGGCAGACCATAGGTCTCAATGGGTCCCTAAACTTTAACCGTACCTACGGCAATGACCACCATGTATCGGCAATCCTATTGGCCAATGCGTTCCAGATCGCTGCCTCCGGCAGCTACCACAAAACCAGCAATGCCAACCTAGGGCTGCAGTTGGGCTACAATTATTCAAGCAAATATTATATTGACTTTAGCAGTGCTTACAGTCATTCCGCCAAATTACCACAAGGGAATAGAAGAGCCCTATCTCCTACTTTAGCGCTCGCCTGGCGTCTATCTAAAGAAAATTTTTTGGTCGACAGCAAAGTCGTCAATGAGTTAAGATTATCCGCCTCGGCAGGTATATTAAACACGGATCTGGATATTAGCGATTATTACCTCTATCAGGGCTATTATACCTATAACGACGCAGCATGGTATAGCTGGCGCGACGGTGACCTCGTCCATACCTTTGACAGACGAAGGGGTGACAACCCCAACATGAAATTCCCGAAACGCAAGGAATTTAATATCAACCTCGAAGGTGGGCTCTACAACAACCTGATCACCTTTAATACGTCCTACTTTGTTAATCGGATGAGCGGCGGGTTGGTGCAGGCGGCAACACAGTACCCAATGTATTTTATGACTTACTGGCCGGTTTATTCTGACCTTCCCTATGTCAATTTTAACGACGACGAACGCCGGGGTGTCGACTTTGGCATCAATCTGAACAAACAGATCAACAAAACCTTCGTATCACTGGGTTTCAACGGGATCTACTATACGACCAAGGCGGTAAAAAGGGACGAACTCTATGAATTTGCTTACCAAAACAGAGCGGGAAAACCACTGGATGCCATCTGGGGCTTACAGCATGATGGTTTTTATAACAGTCAAAGTGAAATTGACCAAGCTGCCTTTTCAACATTTGGAGAAGTCAAGCCTGGAGATATCAAGTATAGAGATCAGAATGGTGATGGTACCATCGATACCCGCGACGAAGTATATTTGGGCAAAGGCGGATGGGCCGGTGCCCCACTGACATTAGGTTGCAACCTGACAGTCAAATGGAATAATTTCACATTATTTGCCGCAGCAACCGGACAGTTCGGAGCCAAAGCGATGAAAAACAGTTCGTACTTTTGGGTAGATGCGGAAGATAAATATTCAGTGGTCGTACGTGACCGCTGGACAGAGTCGACCAAGGAGACCGCAACTTATCCGCGCCTTACGACCTTTAACAGTGACAACAACTTTCGAAGCTCAGACTTTTGGCTTTACAAGACCGATCGCATGAACCTATCCAAAGTGCAGCTGTCTTACGATTTCCCAAAGCGTCTATTCAATGCTAAGTTTATACACGAACTGGGGATTTATGCCACGGGATCCAACCTACTAACCATCGCCAAAGAAAAGAAAACGATGCAATTGAATATTGGACAACTACCACAAATGCGTTTTTTTAACATCGGACTGAAAGCACTATTTTAA